The genomic window ACAAAAGGACGACCAGCGCAATGGTTCCACCCCACCACACCACCGGATTGCCGACGGGCAGGATGGCCGAGGAACAGGTTTCCACCACGCAGCCAGGGGTGCCCTGTTTGGGGGTCTGGTAGTAGAAGGACGTAGGCCTGCCCATGACGAGCCAGGTCCAGGGGCTGGACTCGTACGGATGGTCCGAGCTGAGTCCCTGATGGAACTTGTACGCCTCCAAATGGTAATGGGCCAGGGACCGCACGGAATTGGGCAGCCAATCCCATCCCGGTGCAGGGTTGGTGGCCGCCCACTGCCGGTAGTAGGCATCCTTGGACAGGAACCAGCCCGTCCATGTAACTGCATAGGTGACCGCTGCTGCCGGAATAATGGTGACGAAGGCCAGGAGGCCGTCCTTGAGGATGCCGGCGCTGAACCAGCTGCGGATACCCGCGATACGCCGGGCGTTCAGGTCCCAGAGGACCGTCATCACGCCGAAGGCGGCTACGAAGAACAAAGCCGACCATTTGGTTCCCACGGCCAAACCGAGGCAGATCCCCGCAACCAGCCGCCACCAGCGCATTCCGAGCCATGGGCCGGCCACCAACTGCGTAGGGGAGGGGCGGCCCCGCGGGGAAGCAGCCGCCTGCGCGGCGAGCCGTGAAGCCAGACGACGGCGGCCGTCGTCGCGGTCCAACAGCAGGGCACCGAAGGCGGCAAGGATCCACAACGCAAGGAAAACGTCCAGCAAAGCAGTTCTGGAGAGCACCAAGTGATGGCCATCAATGGCCAGCAGGAGCCCGGCAACGGCGCCGAGCGTGTGGGAGCGGAACAACTTCAGGGCGATAAGCGAGACGAGGAATACGGTCACTGTTCCCGCCAGCGCTGCGGAGAAACGCCAGCCGAACGGGTTGTCGCCACCGAACAGCCACATTCCAAAGGTGATCATCCACTTGCCTACCGGCGGGTGGACAACATACTCCGGGGTGTTGAGGAGGACGTTGGGGTTGCCGGCATTGAAGGAGTCGTTGGCGTTGGCCGGCCAGCTGCGCTCGTAGCCGCTCACCAGATAGGAGTACGCGTCCTTGACGTAGTACGTCTCGTCGAACACCAGGCTGTGCGGAGCATCCAGCCGGAAGAAGCGGAGGATGCCGCCCAGCACGGCAGTGATGGTGGGGATCAGCCAGAACCACAGGCGCAGCGACGGCGGGTAGTCCCGCCAGCTCTGGATCCCGCCGATGAGGCGCTCCTTGAGGGCCTGGACGGTGTAAGCCTCTGCTGGCCGGGCTATCCACCGGTGGCCTTCCAGCCCGCGGCCGGGCAGCGTCGTGGCCTGCGTGTGATTGGCAGGCAGGGTCCGCCGTTGCCGCGTTAAGTCCCCGGGAACCGGGGCGGACGGTTGCTCCATGGTGTCCGCTGCAGCCGCGTCACCGGCTCCGGTGGTTGCTGGGGACGCCACAGGAGTTCCGGAAGTGCTGGCAGGAACGGGCGACTGGTTCACCCGCCCATGCTACCTTTCCATCCTTGCCGCAGCGTTGAGGTGCGGCGCTGGAGGCAGCGCGGCATTAGGCTTGGCAGGTGGACGAACAGCGCAGCACCCCGGACGAGGCACCTTACAGCGACGAACTGGACGAGGCCGTTCCTGCAGCCGGCGCCGGCGCAACTCCTGGCGTAGGCCGGATTGTGTTGGCTGCCACTCCCATCGGAAACGTGGGTGATGCGACCACGAGGCTGGTTGAACTCCTGGGGACCGCAGACATCGTGGCTGCAGAGGACACCAGGCGATTGCACCGGCTGGTGACGGCCCTGGGAGTGGAAGTCTCCGGACGGGTCATCAGCTACCACGAGCACAACGAGGCAGCCAAGACCGGCGAGCTCCTGGACCATGTGCGGGCAGGAAAGACCATCCTGATGGTCAGCGACGCCGGAATGCCCGCCGTATCGGACCCCGGGTTCCGTTTGGTGGAAGGCGCCGTTGCCGCGGGCTTGACCGTCACCGCCGTCCCTGGCCCCTCGGCCGTTCTGACCGCATTGGCACTGTCCGGCCTGCCAACCGACCGCTTCTGCTTTGAGGGGTTCCTGCCGCGTAAAGCGGGGGAGCGGAACTCACGTCTCGCGGACCTCGCGGACGAGCGCCGCACCATGGTCTTCTTCGAGGCCCCGCATCGGCTCGAAGTGATGCTCCGGGCACTCCACGAGCGCTTGGGTGCCGATCGCCGCGTAGCGGTGTGCCGCGAGCTGACCAAGACCTATGAGGAAGTTATTCGCGGAACCCTGCGCGACCTGCTCCAGTGGGCAGAGAACAACGAAGTCCGCGGCGAGATCGCCGTGGTAGTCGGTGGTGCGCCTGAACAGGAGCCCGGCAAACCCGAGGACCACGTCGCAGCCGTTAACGAACTCATCTCCCAGGGCATCCGCCTCAAGGAAGCCGTGGCAGCAGTGGCGGAGGACGCCCGCGTCAGCAAGCGGGAACTGTACTCGGCGGTACTCGCAGCGCGCTGATCGACGCTGTGCAGCTGCACAATTCAGCGCCTGCATGGCAGTGCGTGAAGGCGTAGACACTCCTTCTCACGGGGCAGTACGGTGGCAGTAATTCACGCCACTTCCGGCAACGAACCCCAGTGGTGCAATTCTCCAAAGCACCCAAGACGAAGGAGTCGCCATGACTGTCACGGTTGAACGCGAAAGCGAACTGCTGGCTTCCGTCCCCACCGGCCTGCTGATCAACGGTCAGTGGCGCCCGGCCGGATCCGGAAAGACCTTTGATGTTGAGGACCCGGCTACGGGCAAGGTCCTGCTCAGCATCTCCGACGCCGGTGCTGAAGACGGCGCTGCCGCCCTCGACGCCGCTGCTGCCGCCCAGGCCGATTGGGCCCGCACCGCCCCCCGCGAACGCGGCGAGATCCTGCGCCGCGCCTTTGAACTGGTCACCGAACGCGCCGAGGACTTCGCACTGCTGATGACCTTGGAAATGGGCAAGCCCTTGGCCGAGGCCCGCGGTGAAGTCACCTATGGCGCAGAGTTCCTGCGCTGGTTCTCCGAGGAAGCCGTCCGCGTGTCCGGCCGCTACTCTGCAGCCCCCGATGGCAAGAACCGCCTCCTGGTGCAGAAGAAGCCGGTGGGCCCCTGCCTGCTGATCACCCCGTGGAACTTCCCGCTGGCCATGGCTACCCGCAAGGTTGCCCCGGCCGTCGCCGCCGGTTGCACCATGGTGCTCAAGCCCGCCAACCTGACCCCGCTGACCAGCCTGCTGTTCGCACAGGTCATGCAGGAGGCCGGCCTTCCCGCCGGTGTCCTCAACGTCATCCAGACCTCCACCGCCGGTGCTGTCACCGGCCCGCTGATCAAGGATGACCGTCTCCGCAAGATCTCCTTCACCGGCTCCACCCCGGTGGGCCAGGCACTGATCCGCGAAGCCGCCGACAAGGTCCTGCGCACCTCCATGGAACTTGGCGGCAACGCCCCGTTCGTGGTCTTCGAGGACGCTGACCTGGACAAGGCCGTTGAGGGTGCCATCGCAGCGAAGATGCGCAACATGGGTGAGGCCTGCACCGCTGCGAACCGTTTCATCGTGCACGAGTCCATCGCCGACTCCTTCGCCGAGAAGTTTGCCGCCAAGATCGGCTCGCTCACCACTGCCCGCGGTACCGAGCCCGAGTCCAAGGTTGGCCCGCTGATCGACGGCAAGGCCCGCGACGGCGTTCACGCCCTGGTTTCTGAAGCCGTAGCAGGAGGTGCCACAGCCGTCACCGGTGGTGCCGCCGTCGACGGTCCCGGATACTTCTACCAGCCCACCGTGCTGAAGAACGTCGCGGCCGACGCCCGTATCCTCCAGGAAGAGATCTTCGGGCCGGTAGCGCCGATCATCACCTTCTCCACCGAGGACGACGCCGTTCGCCTGGCCAACAACACCGAGTACGGCCTGGTTGCCTACGTCTTCACCAAGGACCTCAACCGTGGCCTGCGCATCAGTGAGCGGATCGAAACCGGCATGCTCGGCCTGAACGCCGGTGTTATCTCCAACGCGGCGGCACCGTTCGGTGGCGTCAAGCAGTCCGGGCTGGGCCGTGAAGGCGGCTCCGAAGGCATCGAAGAGTACCTGTACACCCAGTACGTAGGTATCGCGGACCCGTACGCCGACTAAGCCTGCTCTTTCCACCAAGGAGCACGCCCGCCGCTCTCGCAACAAGAACGGCCGGTAAACGCAAGGGCCCGGTCCCGGGAACCACAAGTTCCTGGGGCCGGGCCTTTTGCTGTCTGCAGGATCCAGCGCCGCTGTGAGGTCGGTGGCGGTGTGAGGTCGGCGCCGGTGTGGCGTAGCGCAGCTGTGGCGTCAGTGCCGCTGTGGCGTCGGCGCAGCTGTGGCGTCAGCGCCGCTGGGGGAGCGCTCCCCGCAGCGTCCGCCACCACCGGGCAACCCCCCGCCCGGAAGCAGTACCGAGGGAACTTATGGCCCGGAACGGTGCGCCCAGCGCGTGCACCCACCGACGCATCATCGACGGCGGCAGCCAGTCGGCGCGGAAGCGCACCAGCCAGCGGGCATTGGTACGTAAGGATTCACGCACGACGGCGACGCGCGCCGCGGCCGCTGGCGCCGCCGACGGTGCGCTCCAACGGCCATAGCGCTGCCGCTCGAAATCCGAGGTGAGTGAGGCAACCGCGACGTGAGCGGCGTCGTCCATTCCTCCAGCTTCCCCGAGGGCTGTGCTGGAGCGAAGCCTTGCTGAGAAGTGCCTTGGCGTTTCGCTGGGCGTCGACGGCAAACCGTAGTCCGCAGCGAGGTCCTGCAGCTCCGCCCACGCCAGCTCAGGGACGGGATCCTTGAAGCCGGGCTCCAGGGCATCGGCGTCGTCGGCAGGCTTTTGGTTCAAGCGGCGCCGCCGCAGTATGGTCCGGCTCAGCCGCGGTGACCACAGGAACGCGAGCAGCAATACCACGCCTGCAGCCGCCGCGCCGATGACCGGCAGCGGGTTCGCGTTGGTTGTTCCCGCAGCGGGAGTTTCCACGCCCGGCAACGGAACAGGGGCCGGCGTGGCCGGGGCCGGGGTGGTCAGGACTTCTTTTTCGTCCGCATTGGTGCTGAGGTTGCCCGGAACGGAGGTTTCCGTAGCGTACTGGGGGACGACGCCGCGCGAAGGAGTGGGCTCGAACGGAACCCAGCCGAGGCCCTCGAAGTAGAGCTCGGGCCACGCATGGGCATCCCGGGCATCTACCTCGTACTCAGGGAAGGAACCCTGGCCCACCAACGCCACGGACTCGCCTGTCAGCCGGCCGGGTGCGTAACCCACGGCAATGCGGCTGGGAATACCCTCAGCCCGCGCCATGACGGCCATTGCCGAAGAGAAATGGACGCAGTAGCCACTCTTGACGGTAAGGAAGTCGGCCAGGACTGAGAGACCGTTGCCGTCGTAGCCGTTCTGCACCGGAGCCTGCAAAGAGTACGTAAATTCACCGGAGCGCAGGTATTTCTGGATGGCCAGTGCCTTGCCGTAGTTGCTGCTCTGGGAGGCAGTGACGGAATCGGCTGTTTGCCGCACGATGTCGGGAAGGTTGCCCGGAATCCGCAGGAAGTCCTCTGAGATGCCTTGGGGAGCCGCGGTGGCACGGGACAGGGATTCTGCCGTGATTTTCGGGGCGCCGGAAAACACCACATACCGCTGGGCACGGGTGGTGGTCTCGTTACTCATGATGCTCAACGTGGCAGGATCCCAGGTCCAGCGCCCATTAAGGCCGTTGACCGATGCTGGCGCGAAGGGAGCAGGAAGGTAGGGGCTGGTGAACAGGCCGGCATTGACCGACGTGACTGTGTTCACCACTTCGCCTTGGACCGCGTATCCGGTTTCGATCCTGTCGGCACCCGCGCGCCGCTGCGCTGTACGGTCATCCGGGGCCCAGGTTTCGCCGTCGAAGTGGTCAATGGTCACTGACCTCAGGTAAAGAGGGCCGCTGGCACTGGTTGCATAGGTGATGCGGCCCGATCCCGTGGGGCTCCGGAGGCTGTTGCCCAGCGTGATCATGGGGTTGAGTCCGTTGGAGGTGCCCCAGGGACTCAGCCGCGATCCTTGGGGAAAGGTCCCGGTCTCGAACCCCGGAATGGCCAGCGGAACCACCATGGTCAAGGCCAGCGCCAAGCCTCCGGTCACCAAGGAGCGCCGGAATTGGCCCGAGCCCCTGCCGGATCCGGACTGGAGCCTGGCATCAGGGGCAAACCAGTGGCTGCATCCCAAAATGAGGAGGTACCCAACAGTGGCGCCAATGAAACCGGCAACGCCCACGCTCTGCGGTTTGATGGTGGCCGGAACCACCATCACTGCCAGAAGGCCGATACCGCTGGCCGCGGGCATCGAAAGTGGCACTGCCAAAGCGTCGATCAGGATCACCAGGAGACCCAAACACGCGCACATGACGAAGACGATCCCCGCATTGGGAGCCACCGGGGCACTTTCGGAAACCACGGTCTCGGCAGCGCGTTTGACCAGGCGTCCGACGGCGGTAAAGGTCCCCGGAGTGGGGATGAAGCCCGCCAGGCTTTCCTGCCGGAAGAATGTGAAGCTGAGAATCCCCGCGAGCGAGGCGAACGAACCCAAGGTAGCCAACAGCGGTTTGGCCCGGAGTGCCCGGAGGAGGGCCAACGTCAGCGCAACGACCACCACTGTGGTGATCAAGGGCATGAACCAGGCCCACCCCCTGAGGACACCGTTCAAGGACAAGGCAGCGCCCAGGACGGCAACAACGATCGACCCTGCCATGACCCAGGGGTAAGGGCCGGGGCCCGGGGTCCGTGGGCGCGGGGACGCCGACGGCTTCGGCCCGGTGGTTCCGCCGGGAAGAACAGGGGCAGGGGACCCCCTGTGGGATGTTGCGGTCATCGGGGCACCGCCGCTCCACGGCGAACGTCCATGGCTGCTCCTGCCGCGGCCACGATTCCGCCTTCGTCAAAGGAAGACCAGGCAGCGGCCAACTGGGTCCTGGAGGTCACCACGGCCACACGCCAACCTGCCAGGCGCAGAATCTCCAGGACATCATCATTGTTCCGGTTGGCATCACTGACCATCAGGACAAACGCGTTGGCACCGTAGGCTGCCGCGGGCGCCAGCGACCGGGCCTCGGCAGGAGTCAGGGTGCCCAGCAGGGCAAGAAGCGGGCCGCGAAGGCGGTGGGCGGCCAGTTTGTCCATGAGCCGGTCATCGAAGGCGGAATCGGAGGCATCCGAGCTGGCGGGGGCCGCTACGGGGGCCGTTGCGGGGCCAGCGGCGCGGTCGGGCCCGTGGTTGTCTGCCCTGCGCTGGTCCGGCCTGCGCTGGTCCGGCCCGTGGTGCTCTGGCTTATGGTGGTCCGGCTTATGGTGCTCTGCGCGGGGGTGCCTGGGGCCGCTGAGTTCAATGGCGGCCAGCCCTTCGGCGATGGCCTGCAGCCCGCCGATGCCGGTGAATTCTTCGGTATCCGGCTCCGACGCCGATCGCGAACGGATGAACGCGGGGCTGCCGAAAACATCCAGTACACGCAAGGAGTAGTTTGATTCCGCCAGATGCGCCGCGATGGACATTGCCGCTGTTACCACCCATTCGAAGCCGGGGCTGGTCACCAGGTCCGAGTCCTCGTCATGGCCTCCGGACATGAAACCCGAGCCTGCTGCAAAAGCGGTGAAGCGCTGGTCAAGGATAAGGGTGGCCTCGGGGGTGGTCACCGATTCCTCTTGGCGGACCATGAGTTGGCCGTGACGTGCGGTAGCCGCCCAATGCACGCGGCGCATGGGATCGCCGTGCCGGTATTCGCGGGTCATGATGTCATCGTCGCTGGGGTTGGCCCTGATGCGCGTGGCTGTCACACCGTCGTTGCCGCGCGCACCTGCCAGCCCGGTGACAGGAAGTTCGACGGCGGCCGGCGTCACGGTGAGGATGTCGCCGTCGTCGATTGCATGCCGCCGCAGCGACAAACCGAAGGGGTCGCTGAACTCTGCCGTGACCGGACCTATGCGGAACTGTCCGCGCTTACCGGAGCGCAGATGGTATTCGTAACGGCTGGTTCCTCCGGACGCGGAGCGGGCCGGGAAGCGGAATGCCGGGGGCGAACCGAAGCGGGGAGGCAACTGCTCCTCCATGATGACGTGCCCCGTGGAATACGAGGACCGGGCAACAGCCAATCGAACGGTGGTGGTGCTGGAAGTCTCCACTGTGGAGGGATTGAACTCCCGGTACACCTGGAACTTGGGTTTCAGCACCCGTACCCCGGCCAGGGCCACGAGCGGCAGGATAAGCAACAAGACCGCCAGGGTCAGCAGATCCCGCCTCCCCATGACGTAGGCGCACCCGAGGGAGACGGCTCCGGCCGCCAGCAAGCCCCAGCCGCGATTGGTAAACAAGTGCTTGGGGAGCCGATCCACGAGCGCCATTACTGCCTCCTAGGCGGTGTGCCTGTCCCTGCGCCATGCGCCGGGTGGTTCCTGGGCAACCGGCAGGGCAGCCAGGATGCCCCGAAGAATGCTCTGCGGCGTATCACCGGAGCTCGCAGCTTTGCGGTCCAGGATGATCCGGTGCGCCAATACGGATTCGGCCACGTCCACCACGTCATCGGGCAGGACGAAGTCCCGGCCGTCCAATGCCGCAGTTGCCTTGGCTGCCCTCAGCAGCTGCAACAAGGACCGCGGGCTCGCGCCGAGGCGGAGGCGTGCGGAGTCGCGGGTAGCCCGCCCGATGGCAACGGTGTATTCCTTGATGGCCGTGGACACATACACCTGCTGCACGGCGGCGATCATGGCCGCGACGTCGGCGGCCGAGACCACGGGGGTCACGTTGACCAGGGGAGAAGCCGCCTGGTGCGTCTCCAGCATCTCGATTTCGGCTTCCTTGTCCGGATAGCCCATGGAAATCCTTGCCATGAAACGGTCGCGCTGGGCCTCGGGCAGCGGGTAGGTGCCCTCCATTTCGATGGGGTTCTGTGTCGCGACCACCATGAAGGGAAGTCCCAGCTGGTAGGAATGCCCGTCAACGGTGACCTGGTGCTCTTCCATGCACTCCAGCAGCGCGGACTGGGTCTTGGCCGAAGCACGGTTGATTTCGTCGCCGATGACTATGTTCGCGAACACTGCGCCGGGCCGGAACTCAAACTGCCGTGAGGACTGGTTGTAGATGGAGACACCGGTGACGTCCGAGGGCAGGAGATCGGGCGTGAACTGGATGCGGGAGACCGTGCAGTCCACGGTCCGGGCCAAAGTCTTTGCCAGCAGGGTCTTGCCTACGCCGGGAACGTCTTCCAGCAGGAGGTGGCCCTGGGCGAGCAACACTGTCAAAGCGAGCTTGGCGGCATCGGCTTTGCCATCGATGACCTTGCTGATGGATCCCAGGATGCGTTCGCTGGCATCGTGGAAGCGCTCCGCGTCCATGACCTGCGGCCTGTGTCCATTCAGTGCCGCACCATCCCGTGGCAGCGTACTGTAAGCCTCCCCTTGGAACGGGGTAGGTTCAACGGATACTTGTCGCTTGGACTCCATGGATTGCCCTTCAGCCGTGGCCACTGCATCAGCAATCATGGTGATGTGTTGCTGTTGTTGACCGTCTGTCCGTTCCAGACTACCCAGACATTGGTCGCCTCTGACATAGTGCCCGGGAATTTATGTGCCAAGTGGAATTTATCTCCGCGGGCCCGGCCACCACTCAGGGGGACCGCGGTCCGATTAAGGTGGGAGCATGTGTAATTCGCTCGCTCCTGCTCCGTACCGCGCACCATCCGGGGATACAGATTCCCGCAAGGAGTACCCGCCCCCACCGGAACCCCTTCCCGTCCCCGTCATGGACAACCACACGCACTTGGATTTCAGGCACGGGCTGATAGAGGTTTCCGTCAAGGACGCCATGGATTCGGCCGAGGCTGTTGGGGTGCAGGGAGCCGTCCAGGTGGGCTGCGACCTGGACTCCTCCCGCTTTACCGTCCAGGCTGTGGACGCGGACCCCCGCCTGCTTGGGGCGGTGGCGATCCACCCCAACGATGCCCCGGTCTACGCGGGGCGCGGCGAACTGGACTCGGCCCTGGCCGAGATCGAAGAGCTGGCGGGCCACCCCCGAATCCGCGCCATCGGCGAAACGGGGTTGGATTTCTTCCGGACCCACGGGGAAGGGCTTGTGGCCCAGCGGTACTCCTTCCGGCGACACATAGATATTGCCAAGCGGCTGGGATTGACCTTGCAAATCCATGACCGTGACGCCCACGACGACGTGGTGCAGGTCCTGATGGAAGAAGGCGCCCCGGAACGGGTGGTGTTCCACTGTTTCTCCGGGGACGAAGAATTGGCCCGGACCTGCAACCAGAACGGGTGGTACATGTCGTTTGCCGGCACCATGACATTCAAGAACGCCGGGAACCTTCGCGCAGCCTTGGCGATCGCCGAACCACGCCGGATCCTGGTGGAAACCGATTCACCGTTCCTCACGCCCCACCCGCACCGTGGACGGCCCAATGCCAGCTACATGGTTCCGTACACGGTCCGGTCCATGGCTGAAGTGACAGGAGATGACCTCTCCGAGCTCTGTTCGCGCCTGGCGGAAAACACGCTCCAGGCCTACGGTTCATGGGCCTAGGGCTGTGCTGGCGAGGTCCTTGGAGCACCTCGGGATGAATACCGGGTATGCAGAAGTCTTGGCTCGTTTATAACAGATCGGTTACTGTGTTAAACAAGTAGCCGGGGTCGGGGAAGGCCTTCGGACAACTGGGCCCGCTTAACACCGGCCTGAATCAGTTGAATGTAATTGGCGGCGCAGATGCCGGCAGCAAGTGTGGGACCAGGCTTTGTGCCTGGCCCCTCCGTTTTGCCGCTGGCATTATTTCTGTGCTTTTCCCCGTGCCCGGACGGTCTGAGAGTTATGGGCAATCGTGATCAAGTTCTTCACAACGGATGGCAAGTTCAGCTTCCTCAAAGTCGGTGCCCAGTTGCTGGTTGTTGCAGCGCTGGTGGTCGGTGTTGTCGCCTTCGTGGGCAACAACAAGACCGTCACCCTCAACGTGGACGGCAAGGTAAGTTCCATCCAGACCTTTGGCGGCACCGTTGACCAGGTGGTCAAGGCAGCCAAGGTCGAGCTGAAGGACGCAGACAGGGTTTCACCGGCCCTCGACGCCCGCGTAGACAACGGTTCCGTGGTGAACATCAACCTCGCCAAGGCCGTGTCCATTGAACTGGACGGTGCACGCAAGACCGTGAACACGAACGCCCCGGACGTTGCCGCGCTCGTCAGCGAACTCGGCGTGGCAAGCTCCTCCCAGATCTCCCAGCCCAAGGAAGCATCGCTGGAAGTCACCGGATCCTTCGTTTCCATCTCCACGCCCAAGACCATCAGCCTTGTGGCTGACGGCAAGGACACCAGCACCACCACGACGGCGGCGGACGTCGCCACTGTCCTCAAGGACTCCGGCATCACCGTCGGCGCCAACGACCGCATCTCACAGCCTGGCAACGCGCCCATCGTCCAGGACATGGTGATCAAGGTCTCCCGCGTGGACCTCAGCAAGACCGCCGAAGCCACCGAAGAGGTGCCTTTCGAAAGCGTGAAGACCGAATCCGCCGATCTGTACAAGGGCGAAGAAAAGGTGACCCAGGAAGGCGTAGCCGGTTCCCTGGTCAAGACTTTCAAGTTGGTCCTGGTTGACGGACGCGAAGCATCACGTGCCCTGGTTTCGAGCAATGTCACCACAAAGCCGGTCACCGAAAAGGTCAGCGTCGGCACCAAAGCCCGCCCCGTAGCTGCGGCTCCGGCCAAGGCTTCGGCCCCCACCTCCAGCGGTCCTACCGGCGCCCCGAACGAGGCAATGTGGGACAGGATCGCCCAGTGTGAATCCGGCGGAAACTGGTCCATCAACAGCGGCAACGGCTACTACGGCGGCCTCCAGTTCTCCAGCCCCACCTGGCTTGCCAACGGTGGCGGCGCCTATGCTCCGAACGCCAGCCTGGCCACCAAGGCCCAGCAGATCGACATCGCCAACCGCCTCTACGCCAAGAACGGGCTCCGCGACTGGGGCTGCGCGCACGCAGCCTGACCCCTCACAGGCGATACGATACCTAGGTGACTGAACCGAATTCCGAACCCGCCGCCGTCGCGCCTTTGATGGGTGCCACTGACATTCGACGGCTTGCCGAGGAAATCGGTGTACGCCCCACGAAGACCCTCGGGCAGAACTTTGTCATCGACGGCAACACCATCCGCAGGATCGTATCTGCCGCAAACATCGACTCCGGTGAAACCGTGCTGGAGGTCGGCCCAGGTCTGGGATCCCTGACCCTCGGTTTGCTGGATGCCGCCAAGACCGTGGTGGCGGTGGAGATCGACCCCGTCCTGGCCGAAAAGCTGCCGGCAACCGTCCGGGCGTGGCGGCCCGGGGCGGAAGAGAACTTCCACCTGGTGCTTTCCGACGCCATGAAGGTCACCGAACTGCCCGTGCCCCCAACGGCATTGGTAGCCAACCTGCCCTACAACGTTGCCGTCCCGGTGGTGCTTCACCTGCTGCAGCACTTCCCGAGCCTGCAGCACGGCTTGGTCATGGTCCAGGACGAGGTAGCAGACCGGCTGGCTGCAACACCTGGCTCCAAGATCTACGGTGTTCCCTCCGTCAAGGCAGCCTGGTACGGGCATATGCGAAAAGCCGGCGTGATCGGCATGAACGTCTTTTGGCCCGCACCCAAAATCCATTCCGGGCTTGTGGCCTTCACCCGCCATGACCCGCCCCAAACCCATGCCACCCGCGAACAGGTCTTCGCCGTGATCGACGCCGCCTTTGCCCAGCGTCGGAAGACCCTCCGTGCAGCCCTGGCCGGCTGGGCCGGCAGTGCTGCAGAAGCAGAGCGCTGCCTGGTTGCGGCCGGCGTGGACCCCACCGCCCGCGGCGAGGTCCTGGACATCTCCGCCTACGTCAAAATCGCCGAAGCACGCCACCCCGTGGACGCATGAACCCGGGCATCCGAAAACCAAGCAGCCTCCCGTTCGCGGGGGACCGCTTCCATGCCCGGACAGTCCGCGTCAAAGCGCCCGGGAAAGTCAACGTCTCCCTGAGCGTCGGCCCGCTGCGGCCCGATGGATACCACT from Arthrobacter sp. StoSoilB20 includes these protein-coding regions:
- a CDS encoding DUF58 domain-containing protein; translated protein: MALVDRLPKHLFTNRGWGLLAAGAVSLGCAYVMGRRDLLTLAVLLLILPLVALAGVRVLKPKFQVYREFNPSTVETSSTTTVRLAVARSSYSTGHVIMEEQLPPRFGSPPAFRFPARSASGGTSRYEYHLRSGKRGQFRIGPVTAEFSDPFGLSLRRHAIDDGDILTVTPAAVELPVTGLAGARGNDGVTATRIRANPSDDDIMTREYRHGDPMRRVHWAATARHGQLMVRQEESVTTPEATLILDQRFTAFAAGSGFMSGGHDEDSDLVTSPGFEWVVTAAMSIAAHLAESNYSLRVLDVFGSPAFIRSRSASEPDTEEFTGIGGLQAIAEGLAAIELSGPRHPRAEHHKPDHHKPEHHGPDQRRPDQRRADNHGPDRAAGPATAPVAAPASSDASDSAFDDRLMDKLAAHRLRGPLLALLGTLTPAEARSLAPAAAYGANAFVLMVSDANRNNDDVLEILRLAGWRVAVVTSRTQLAAAWSSFDEGGIVAAAGAAMDVRRGAAVPR
- a CDS encoding MoxR family ATPase — translated: MESKRQVSVEPTPFQGEAYSTLPRDGAALNGHRPQVMDAERFHDASERILGSISKVIDGKADAAKLALTVLLAQGHLLLEDVPGVGKTLLAKTLARTVDCTVSRIQFTPDLLPSDVTGVSIYNQSSRQFEFRPGAVFANIVIGDEINRASAKTQSALLECMEEHQVTVDGHSYQLGLPFMVVATQNPIEMEGTYPLPEAQRDRFMARISMGYPDKEAEIEMLETHQAASPLVNVTPVVSAADVAAMIAAVQQVYVSTAIKEYTVAIGRATRDSARLRLGASPRSLLQLLRAAKATAALDGRDFVLPDDVVDVAESVLAHRIILDRKAASSGDTPQSILRGILAALPVAQEPPGAWRRDRHTA
- a CDS encoding TatD family hydrolase — its product is MCNSLAPAPYRAPSGDTDSRKEYPPPPEPLPVPVMDNHTHLDFRHGLIEVSVKDAMDSAEAVGVQGAVQVGCDLDSSRFTVQAVDADPRLLGAVAIHPNDAPVYAGRGELDSALAEIEELAGHPRIRAIGETGLDFFRTHGEGLVAQRYSFRRHIDIAKRLGLTLQIHDRDAHDDVVQVLMEEGAPERVVFHCFSGDEELARTCNQNGWYMSFAGTMTFKNAGNLRAALAIAEPRRILVETDSPFLTPHPHRGRPNASYMVPYTVRSMAEVTGDDLSELCSRLAENTLQAYGSWA
- a CDS encoding resuscitation-promoting factor: MIKFFTTDGKFSFLKVGAQLLVVAALVVGVVAFVGNNKTVTLNVDGKVSSIQTFGGTVDQVVKAAKVELKDADRVSPALDARVDNGSVVNINLAKAVSIELDGARKTVNTNAPDVAALVSELGVASSSQISQPKEASLEVTGSFVSISTPKTISLVADGKDTSTTTTAADVATVLKDSGITVGANDRISQPGNAPIVQDMVIKVSRVDLSKTAEATEEVPFESVKTESADLYKGEEKVTQEGVAGSLVKTFKLVLVDGREASRALVSSNVTTKPVTEKVSVGTKARPVAAAPAKASAPTSSGPTGAPNEAMWDRIAQCESGGNWSINSGNGYYGGLQFSSPTWLANGGGAYAPNASLATKAQQIDIANRLYAKNGLRDWGCAHAA
- the rsmA gene encoding 16S rRNA (adenine(1518)-N(6)/adenine(1519)-N(6))-dimethyltransferase RsmA; protein product: MTEPNSEPAAVAPLMGATDIRRLAEEIGVRPTKTLGQNFVIDGNTIRRIVSAANIDSGETVLEVGPGLGSLTLGLLDAAKTVVAVEIDPVLAEKLPATVRAWRPGAEENFHLVLSDAMKVTELPVPPTALVANLPYNVAVPVVLHLLQHFPSLQHGLVMVQDEVADRLAATPGSKIYGVPSVKAAWYGHMRKAGVIGMNVFWPAPKIHSGLVAFTRHDPPQTHATREQVFAVIDAAFAQRRKTLRAALAGWAGSAAEAERCLVAAGVDPTARGEVLDISAYVKIAEARHPVDA